The genomic segment TCTGGGGCCTCCAAACCTGGAAAATATTCCCAGCACGAGTCCCCTCAGGCCCTCCCAGTTCCATCCACTTATCGTGACTGCAGAAATCTACCCCACAGTTGCCTACAACACCGGGTTTTATTTCCATCATCCAAGAAGAGGCCGAGTCTCCAGATGGGGCTGTGACATGACTTTGCCATTGTCCAAGGAGAAAGCATGTAGAGTGCAGAACCCCACTGCTGAGTAACATCTGAGGTTCGTTGAGATCAGCTGGGTAAGTGCTGAATCAGATAGACCAAAGTTCAAGTCTGGGTTTCACTGCTTACCAGCTGCCTCATCAGGGACAAGTAGCTTCACCTCTTTacatctcagtttctttatctgaaaaacagAGAGTTAATCTAATAAGATAGTGAAAatacagtgagaaaaataaaatacttttagcacaatgtctggcagGATAAGTCAATACTTGTTATTCTTGCTATTGTTGTTGCTGTGATCTTTGAGATATTTTGTAATTTACCCACAGCTCACAGATGACAGAGACAGGGTTGATGCTCAGGTCTGTTTTACCCCATAGTCTACACTCTTGAGCACTAAGTCATTCTGCCTCTTGGTGGgtagtgggtggggaggggacaagAAAGACTCAAGAGAATGACATTAAACTGGAACATCAGAAAGCAGCTACTCTGTGTCTCTCTGGAATGCTGCACCTCTTGACCGCTCTTTTCTCCAAGTTTGTCCCAAGCATCTCTCTGCAGATATATCTCTGTTTCTGTTCCTCTGTAACAAAGATTTCTGCATGGCTCCCGGCCAGGATGCTACCTCTTATTCTCACTCTACAGGAACTTACCTCTTCAGAGTCCAAAACTAATGGCTCAGCTCTCCATATCACTAACTTAGTTTTGAAAAGACAACTCATCTGACTCAGTTTGACTCATCCGACCCACGGTTCAGTCACCTGTGGCCAGAGAGCCTGGGTCATATTTCGTGCAGCTCACCGTTTGCTTACtgtcctccagccacactggtcttCCTCTACCGACCAGGCCCCTTCCGTCCTCCAGACCTTCACATATGCTGGAAAGTTCTCACCCTTACTCTTCTTTCTTCTACTCCTGATGTAGCTAGTTGCTACTTCAGGTGCCACATTGTATCTAACTTTCTCAAAGAAGTTTTCCCTGAACTCTTATCTAAATTAGATTCTCCAATTATACATTCTCAGTGTTACCACTATATCTCTCCTTTTCATACTAACCAGAGTTTCTGACTATGTACTTACTTGCTTATATGTTTGTTGTCAGTCTCTCCAGTCAGCCTGTAAGTGCAGAGATTGTGCCTGTTTTGATTAACTTTAAATATCTTGTGCCCAGAGGCCTTCCTGGTGTAAggcaggcattcagtaaatatttaaatagatgaAAAATTACACACATGGCTCCCTAGACCCAATGTGGAAGCATTCTAAAGGATGGATCTACTCCACATGGTTACATTCCCAAAGTAGGTGACAAATATCTATAGTAcctatgagaaaataaaggccTGCCTTAGGAGGTAGCATTGTATGATGGACTAACTTCCAGGTCTGGTTTGAGTGTTGACTTATTCCcttcttagctgtgtgatttttttctttttgatgttttattattattagctgtgtgattttaagCTGGTCAGTTAGCCTTTCTGAGCTTTCCTGATATGAAAATGTAATGATACATGGCATATAGGTTGTATGAATTAAAAGATAGAAGTCATTGGCACATAGGAAACACCtcataaatgatttttatatctACAATCCTGCAAATGGTCTCTGAagcctttgttttttcattctcccCCTTCTGGGAATAATTCAGAGTTATCCATATCACAGGCATTCCTCTTCCCATCGATGTTTCCCAGACATTCCAGGGATTCTGTCATTTGAGAAATACTCTAGAGATCATTTCTCAGATATTTTaagtgatataatttttaaatggactcCCTTCATGAGAGAAATCACCTTCATTCTTTCTTGTTTACTTGAGAGAATTTTACTATTTGTACCTCTAAGAGGGCAACTGGAGGAGTGAAAAGCCTTCTACTCTAGAGCCCTGATCTACCATTTATGGtttcttgggcaagtcactaaactctaagtcatcacccaaaTCCATCCTCTTCACTCTGGCTCTCTACCCTGGGTCCCATATGTGTTCTCTCTTATTGGCCGCCTTACATTATATAGGCATTCTGGCCCCGACAGTCCTTCTCTCCACAGTAGCAGAGTGATCTTTCCACACCATCAATCAGGTAATGATTGTCTGCTGCTTACACATCCACCTGCACCCACAGGTCTCGGACAGTACTACTAGAAATTTACTTCCACAGCACACTGCCCCTGCCTACGCCTCCCCACCTGTCCTACCCTCCCCTTTGTCTACCTTCTTTGAGCCACACTCACCTTCCTTCTGCTCCTCCAAATACACGTGCTCATGCCACGTTTACACTTCCTGCACACACTCTCCCCACTCCAGTTCTTCACTTGGCCGGCTCCTTCTTATCTATTCCTTCATAGTGAGTTCTTTGCTAACCATAAAATTTAAAGCAATCTGCTAGTGATCgctatattttgttttcattctaatatttatttgcttgtttatgtAAGTGTTTCTTACATGATTCCTCTGACTAGTGTATTATCCATTGTTTCTCTGGTAGCTAGAGCAGGAGCTGACACATAGCAAGTACTCGCTGAATAGGtggatgaataagtgaattaGTTCTGGGTGCCTAGTCACAGGCAGATTGTAAGGAGGTGAAGATCACAAAATCTAGAGTCAGAATTGTCAGATTTAAACGTTACTTCTGTCTCTTTCGAAGGGAGTCAGTTCCTTCATCAAGAATATGGgtacaataataataatctcaTAGATCTCTttaggtttaaatgagataatgcacagcTATCAATATTCCAATTCCTTCTTAATATTATGCTTGTGTTTCCATCTAGACaatattagggaaaaaatgttttggaagcaTCATCCTTCATTTTATTCCTTAGTTAACACCAGTGAGATGAAACCAGGAAACCACACATTCAATGTCTCTGAATTCCTCCTCCTGGGCCTGTCTGAGCAGCAGGAACAGCAACCGCTCCTCTTTGGCATCTTCCTGAGTGTGTACCTGGTCACCGTGGTGGGGAACACTGCCATCAGCCTGGCCATTGGCTCTGATTCCCaactccacacccccatgtacttcttcctggcCAGCTTCTCCCTCACTGACCTGGATTTATCATCCACCACGGTCCCCAGGATGCTGGTGAGCATCCAGGCTCACAGGCGCACCATCACCTATGCTGGATGCCTGTCTCAGGTCTACTTCTTCCTGTGGTTCATCGGTCTAGATGTTCTCCTCCTGGTGGTGATGGCATATGACTGGCTTGTGGCTATCTGCTACCCCCTTTACTACAGCTTGGTTATGAGTCCCAGATGCTGTATCCTGCTAGTGGTCATGTCCCTAATCCTCTCCCAGGCATATTCTCTAACCCACACTATTCTCCTGGCTCAGTTATCCTTCTGCACTGACAACATCATCCCCCACTTCTTTTGTGAACTTCTCCCCCTGTTGAAGCTCTCTTGTTCTGATACTTACGCCAACCGATGTGTGCTGACATACTGGGGAGGGGCACTAACCGTCTGGATCCCCTTGCTGATCATCATTTCCTATGCGCGCATTGCAGCTGCCATTGTGAGAATCCCATCAGCGAGCGGGAAGTggaaggccttctccacctgcagCTCCCACCTCTCGGCAATTTGCTTATTCTATGTGTCAGCTATCGGGGTGTTTTTCATTCCCTCCTCCGCTGATTCAGCCAGCAAGGACAGGATTGCAGCAGTGATGTATGCTGTGGtgacccccatgctgaacccattcatctacagcctgaggaacaaaGACATGAAGAATGCCTTGGGGAGACTCCTGAGCAGAAGGACACTGGAATCTCCGTGAGGCCAAAGACATCATTTGGGGGAATTCAGGGGAAATCAACTTAGAGAGTGATCTTGGTGCCTCCATCCAAATCCTGcatctgccacttgctagctTTCCAACCCAGGGCAAATTAAATAACCTCCTTGAGCCAAAGTTTCCTCACTCACGAAAGgacataataaaatattctctATCGTGCAGGGTTTCTGGAAGggttagaagaaaataatatacatatatgtaaatttatttatttatttatttatttatttatttatttatgttatagtAAACTCCCAGGAGAGTTTATTATTATGGATATTGTcacttaagttttttaaaattttttattttatattggagtatagttgatttacaatgctgtgttagtttcaggtgtacagtgaaggGATTCtgttatacctatacatatatctaatctttttcaatttcttttcccatttaggttattacagaataatgagtagagttccctgtgctatacaataagtacttcttggttatctattttaaatatagtagttgTACTTGTCAATTCCACAGTACTCCACATGGTGtaaatttatttagatcttcattGTTTTCAGCAATATACAACATATGCCTTTGaggtaaatattttcattgtacaGAAGAGACAGCAAAGGCTCCAACAGGTTAAATTATTTACCTGAAGtttcacagctaataagtggcagagcccgaatttgaacccaggtaccTGATTCCCAAATGCATACACTTAATGCTTAAATGGACATGAAATTCACATATTCTTCTCAATTactagttttctctcttttttgcttcCCTCACACTGTTCACATACACAGTTTCAATCAACAACTTCTCCTAATACAAACAAACCAAGTAAAGCAAATAAGAAGCTAGAGAATGAGAGTACAGACAGCCTCAGAGATTCTATCTCCCTGAGGGAGCACACTTTCCGCTTGAGCTTAAGTCCTGTCCTTACTTAGATACCCTGAAATGACTTGTGAATCAAGCCACATGATCAGTGAGAAGGGGACTTGAACCACACTGTTTGGGACTCTCATCAAGTTTCTTTTACTGAACCATCATTCTTCAACAGTCTATGTTTagatctgttttaaaatataattgtatcAGTGTCATTATTGCATCTCCCCTAGGGATGCTGCTGAGGATGTATCCTAACAATCTGCAGAGGGCTTTATAAGAAAATGTAGGAGAAAGTTTGGAACCTGCACTGCACTCTGTATTTCTTCCCTACATAAATGAGACTCTACTGAGATCTCACTGATGAACTCAGATttctaaaatagttttttaaataaaagtaaaacattaacATTAGAGTCCAAAATACTTAGGTTTATGTATTAGATTTACCATTCACTGCCTGTGTGACTCTCAGCAAGTTCTCAAcatccctgagtctcagtttccaaaTATAAACACGTGAATAGTAACTATAGTCACTATCTTCTAAGGCTGCTGTGAGAATtcatataaataacatataaaatgcTTATCACAGTGTCTCCTACCTACGCTATAATCTGCAAATTCTGCTTAAAACACAAACAAtaccaaattttctcttcttttctttctcttttcttctctccctcctgacccctcccttcccctctcttcccttgCACCTCCTCTCAGAGAGAAACTTgacatttgccattttaattgcaCAAGGTGACATGTCCATCCTAAACTTACCAGCGAATGAATCTCTGGTACCAGGAAATTGCCtccaaggttttttgtttttgctgttgttgttttaatttaggctgcaccaggtcttagttgcagcatgtgggtttctTAGTTGTGGGGCattcaggcttcttagttgtggcatgtatgtgggatctagttctctgaccaagaATCAAACCcgaaccccctgcattgggagaacaAAATTgtacccactggaccacaagaGAAGTTTcccttgaaattta from the Hippopotamus amphibius kiboko isolate mHipAmp2 chromosome 2, mHipAmp2.hap2, whole genome shotgun sequence genome contains:
- the LOC130844882 gene encoding olfactory receptor 1G1-like — encoded protein: MKPGNHTFNVSEFLLLGLSEQQEQQPLLFGIFLSVYLVTVVGNTAISLAIGSDSQLHTPMYFFLASFSLTDLDLSSTTVPRMLVSIQAHRRTITYAGCLSQVYFFLWFIGLDVLLLVVMAYDWLVAICYPLYYSLVMSPRCCILLVVMSLILSQAYSLTHTILLAQLSFCTDNIIPHFFCELLPLLKLSCSDTYANRCVLTYWGGALTVWIPLLIIISYARIAAAIVRIPSASGKWKAFSTCSSHLSAICLFYVSAIGVFFIPSSADSASKDRIAAVMYAVVTPMLNPFIYSLRNKDMKNALGRLLSRRTLESP